ctagttttagcagttttgtcaatcgcactgtcactttttagtatctgagacataaaaacaagtgtgttttgaaaagaaaactagtgcctgcgctaaatcagaggattgagttgacgagccgacaccaccaccaggctccgcgtttagtaagccgtggcaaaaaaccggaacaaaagggattcaagtatcatgacctttagtgtcgtactataatcacgtgaccagtgttgtcagcatagcaaaaaccataaaatagcactggcgcgccctcaaatcccacgactcttctctttccgcacagactctaattaTTTTGCATCCAAAAACCAACCAGTAGAGTCTAAGAGTAGAATTCAATTCAAAGGAGTTTGAACTAAGGAGTACTCACTAGAGTACATACAATCATAAATATTTATGCTCTACTATGAGTAAATAAACTTATCTTAGAGAATTTTAGGAACAACTGGAGcaaggcctattgacttccttggaatgacgtgaACCTTCATAATGCCAGGCATGGGAAGCAAAGCCACGTAGTGGTATCACTTCCTTTATGGCTGTGGTTCCCACTCGGTAGTCCGCGGATCCTATAGGTCTATTTCAGGAATGCTACAAGCGCAAAAACCAGATTTATCAGAAGTAACGTATCAACTTTTGTGGACGTGAGAGTAACGTactcatatatgtatatttagttGGTTATAAAAATTATGACCAAAAATAGCACGGGgttattaataaattacgtcatttcaaattaggggggggaggtctggacatcggatgatggtagcatgacgtaggaggaaacggggtcattcgaagcatgatttttggatgattttagggggggggggggtcaaaaattaacaaaaatcgatgacttaatttatggacagcccccaccgatattctatatttttagtaaaataaagcGGGAAGTGAAAAAGCCTAAATGATACGGTAACAAACAATGGTTCCGGCGGTTCAAGTCAGCCAAACACTAACAAATAATCCTActtatatgtaaatataaacatgatgataatgatgaaatataaacattaaaaaTTTTAGGCGGTACAGAAAACATCATGTAGAGCAttttaaggccccccccacatctagcgtctttcgagcgtcggcgtctgtcggcgtctggtcagcgctatggaaaatgacgtcgctgcgcagttgcgtcgacgttgcatcgagcgcggccatacagttgtagacgccgacgctcgaaagacgctagatgtgggggggggggctaacgaagaagaaaagaaacaaaacttgaacaacatttttaaacattatcaaactgcacaacgggacttaatcgcgtatttaagttttaagatttacctccgactaGAAActctcgcgcggctagaagatgttgatgtcaacttgagccagtcttctccgagaccacggggacaacgccgtcctcgaaacgtcggaggtaaatcttaaaacttaaatacgcgattaagtcccgttgtgcagtttgataatgtttaataatcgtgaaagtttaaaacatttttaaagtctATATTTTGATTGTAGTGGCCTAAACTGGTGACTTTATAATATACAacatttagaaatatttaagcTAATAGTGACGTCTCTTTGACTTAGCTCCAGCAATGCGACGTTCCTCGCTTTCTTCCATTTTGTTAGGAAACTTAATATGCTTACTTTAGCAAAAGCTTTACGGCTTACGGCAGTAGCTCTAGCTTTAATAACTAGGTGAAACAAATGGGTCGTTCTCGACGCTCTCAGACAATATTAGACCTTTATTATAATCTACTATACAATAATACCTATGtatatctacctacttatacgcATTGTACTACAGTTCTCATCGATTTCAACCCCACAAGGCGCGTTTCgaagttttcttttgtttggACCCTGATTTGGTCTCAAAACTTTACATTAAGGACTAGTACAGCCTTTCTCGTCGATTTCAAGTTTTCTTATGTTTCGTTTGGTCTCAAAACTTTACATATAATTGTACTCCGTCTGTCCTGTAGCCTCCAGTGTCTGGCAAAGTTATGAACTTTTTTTTTGAAGATTTTGCCATCGACAATTTTAGGTAAGTTACTTATCTCTGCTTCGCAGTTGAGATTAGGCGCTAAattagtaaaaaataataactttaacTGTTAATGATACAACTTAActaataggtaagtatttaatgCCGAGCCACACCaacttgcgtgtgcgtgacgtgcgtgcgctaaaatgttggagccgcacacgcacacgtcacgcaagcggtgtgccatctctcataagaatctgtataccacaacgccgcacgcgcacgtgcacgtcacgcacacgcagccggtgtgcacaggccattaTACTGAAACACACCCaacttgtcagtaaaaaaggcacGAAATTAATGTTTTCTATGGGGCATCAAcatttcgcgcctacattttttaaatttacctcctttttagggttccgtagccaaatggcaaaaaacggaatccttatggattcgtcatgtctgtctgtctgtctgtctgtccgtccgtatgtcacagccactttttccgaaactataagaactatactgctgaaacttggtaagtagatgtattatgtgaaccgcattaagattttcacacaaaaatagaaaaaaacaatacatttcgggggtccccatacttagaactgaacctcaatttttttttcatcaaacccagacgtgtggggtgtctatggataggtcttcaaaaatgatattaagGTTTCtaatacaatttttttctaaactgaatagtttacgcgagagacactttcaaagtggtaaaatgtgtccccccccccccctgtaacttctaaaataagagaattataaaactaaaaaaaatatatgatctacattaccatgcaaacttccaccgaaaattggtttgaacgagatctagtaagtagttttttttaatacgtcataaattcgAAATGCAAttttacttgctgctacggaacccttcatgggcgagtccgactcgcacttggctgcttTTTTTACTAGACAAAGTGGCTGCGCTAGAGCATATTTTTGAATATGTGATAAAGACGCACAGCGCTGGacaatttagatttttttgtacTTCCTACAGCGTTAAGGGGCATaataacaataagatagaaAGGATTTAATATGATAAACGCCATCAAATAATAGTGCAGCTTATCTCAGCAAGGGGGCAGTCTTACCTCTTGCCCCATATGAGAAAATAGACTAAGTGCGCGTCTGGCAGCTATAAATAACCGAAGAGTCCGCCTATTCAGCGTTTGTTGGACCAAATAGTCGTATAACTTATAGCGCTATTAGACACTTACGACATTTTGGCTTAACATGCTGTATTTGTTCCGCGAGGCAATATTTTCGGTTGAAACAATAAAAACGGGGAGGGCTTTGTTATTTCGTCGGGTAATTTCGTTTTAAAGACCTTCGACGAAACAGTGGTAACTTTATAAGTTTGAAAGTTTCAGTGAGTTATTATTAAGTAGTCTTCCAAACTGTATTTTGAGGTATAATAGATACCCAAGTTATTTTTATCCCACTGACGCggttttagtttttgatctTACCTCGATAATTAATGTAATAATTTATGTTTGTAATGCCTACTTTCCCCTCTATTTAGGCTGGTTTCGGTTCGTTAGATAAAATTAGTGACATTTTTATAGCGACAGGGCGTACGTAGCCATCAGGCaatcagagggtctaccgcgattgCCAAAGTTAGTAAATTGCGGGCAGCTAcctgtgaaaaaaaaactatactaaaGCCTATAAGGTGATCCCACTCTCCAACACTTACTTTTCAATATTTGTGCCAACTGCAGTTTGGTCAGAAAGGTCAAAGGGTacaaacgggaccttattactaatgtAGGAAAGTGTCTGTCTTTCCTCTGTCcttctgtccatctgtctgtctgtcaccagactgtatctcatgaaccgtgatagctaggcagttgaaattttcacaggtgatgtatttctgttgccgctataataacaaatactaaaaacagaataaaataaatattaaagtggggctcccatacaaaaaacgtgattttttgccgttttttgcataatggtacgaaacccttagtgcgcgagtccgactcgcacttggccggtttttataagTTAGGCTACGCCCCCTGTAGGTACTGAAATATCATCAACAAGAATATTATCATATGTTTTTGTctagttgttgttgttgttgtgaaTAAGAAAAGAAATTAAATGTCACGATATGCAAAGTACGTATGTGGGTATGTCCGTAAGTACAGTCCAAGAGCACGTGTTCAACTGTCCGTACAATATGCCATATGCCGTACAGTATATTACTAGTAGTAATTTTTACTTACTTAgatcagcggttctcaaacttttttggtgacggaacccttttggaaagcgaaatatttgacggaaccccaaataaaaaattttcgttcgtcactgtggaccagatataactatagaagtgtttttttttcttattattacaagtattttcgcggaaccccaacagaggctttgcggaaccctagggttccgcggaacacactttgagaaagGCTGACTTAGATAGAgcctgttcggaaagagaagtgtCGTGAAACGTGGAATGGAttgagccccatacattccacggctctttccgcacagactttaaCTTATTACAacatagtaggtaagtactaaaTCTAAATAGATCGTAATGTACAACGTACAACTTACCTTAGTCTCCATTTTCTTCTAACGGGCTCCGGTCATGGGCTCATGGGTCACGGCTGTTTGGTTTTCGTATCGCTCTTGTAAAAAACGGTTACTGCAGGTTCTTATTAAAACCGTCCACAATAAAATCATCTTTATAACAGatggaaattaaaaataaattaaacgtaagtatgagtaagcccattcataataaaaaaaaaaagtatgtacTTTAGTCGATCTCATAAACAGtaataacattttaaaaatctatatatataaatgcaagtgtcctgactgactgactgactgactgactgactgattcatcaacgcagagccgaaactacaaaagccagaaagttgaaatttgcacaccagattgcatttataaagtgtacaagagataagaagcgattttgagaaattcaacccctaagggggttaaaaaggggatgaaagtttgtatggggttaaagttttcttttaagctaggaatttgaaacttcgtataaaaatatattattaaaatacaagaaaactaattttagcgtttttgaaaattcatcccctaaggtggtgaaaaaggggttgaaagtttgtatggatatcaaaaaaaatttcaagtggtggacttgaatctttgtatttagggatattattagaagacaggaaaagtaatttcagcgttttgtaaaattcatcccctaacagggttaaaaaggggttgaaaattttaatccattacaaatgctttgaaacttcgtataaagacataatagccgattacaaaaaaagtgattgcaacattttttggaaattcaacccctaagggggttaaaaagggaatgaaagttcgtcttcggatgcaaattttattttaagctaggaacttgaaactttgtaaaaaagtatcaaattcaaatacaagaaaactaatttcagcgttttagaaaattcaccccccaaggtggtgaaaaaggggttgaaagtttgtatggatatcaaaaattttcgagcgcgggacttgaatctttgtatttggggatattattagaagacaataaaagtaatttcagcgttttgtaaaattcatcccctaacagggttaaaaaggggatgaaagtttgtatggatatcaaaaattttcgagcgcgggacttgaatctttgtatttagggatattattagaagacaggaaaagtaatttcagcgttttgtaaaattcatcccctaacagggttaaaatgggtttcaaagtttaaatccattacaaatgctttgaaaattctcagaaaggcataatagccgattacaaaaaaaaagtaattgcaacgttcttggaaattcaacccctaagggggctaaaaggggatgaaagttcgtcttcaggtgcaaattttatttgaagctaggaacttgaaactttgtaaaaaggtattatattaaaatacaagaaaactaatttcagcgtttttgtaaattcatccctatggtggtgaaaacggggttgaaagtttgtatggatatcatgcattttttcgagcgcgggatttgaatctttgtatttggggatattattataagacaataaaagtgatttcagcgatttgtaaaattcatcccctaacagggttaaaatggggttcaaagtttgaatccattacaaatgctttgaaacttcttagaaagacataatagccgattacaaaaaaaagtaattgcaacgtttttggaaattcaatccctaagggggctaaacaggggatgaaaattcgtcttggggtgtaaatttaattttaagctaggaactttaactttttggaaaaaaaggtaataaattaaaagacatgaaaactaattcaagcatttttgaaaatcatcccccaaggtggtgagaaaggggttgaacttgaatctttgtataagggcataggcacctattatgagaatacaagaaaagtaatttcagcaaccaacatcaaaatccacttgacttaaactttctaaaaaagaaaagtacttaatttcaacattgcttggatatgaaaattataggtaaaaaaaaaactaaagaagtaaaatgttgaagataagattccacgcggacgaagtcgcgggcaacagctagtcaaATATAAATGACGCTGACTGACGCAATTATAAACGCATACATGCGTGTGCGACgactgctttttagggttccgtacccaaagggtaaaaacgggaccctattactaagacttcgctgtccgtccgtccgtccgtccgtccgtccgtccgtctgtcaccaggctgtatctcacgaatcgtgatagctaatagacagttgaaattttcacagatgatgtatttctgttgccgctacaacaacaaatactaaaaccagaataaaataaagatttaaatggggctcccatacaacaaacgtgatttttgaccaaagttaagcaacgtcgggaggggtcagtacttggatgggtgaccgtttttttttacgtACGGCGACCACCTTACACACTaatgtatccatttgtgtcattcaaacgcttttttaacgcgcgttgtaaaagcgtTGCATTGCTACTTATGGGGGCTATAAGTAGcatatgattggtcgaatttatttgttgcccaccataatccataTAATATTTACGGTGGggaagaaaaaaaatttgagaCTGTGActaggacaaacaataatagcgctttcgctgctactcctactgaaagacacaaaaggcccctgtacacactGGGCCAACGTGTGCCAGTCTGGGGGACACATTTacgcaagtgatattgctacctcACTCTATCCGCATGGATACGTCCCTTGGGCTGGCCAGCGCTGGCCCAGGGGCCTTAAAACTTTCCCATTCGGTAATTTCCCCCCACCAAACCCCCACAAACGgaatgatcaaatcgaccgatttgatcaaaaatgaaattggcgtcaatctccaatttaagatttatggtgatattagagtcgtctaaattgaaaaaatgcaccagaacgaaaatactgtgctataaccgcgaaaatcgaattgcgcaaattgcgggcatttttctctgtcactctaattaagccttcattggagtaaaagagaaagatccccgcaatttgcaaatttcggttttcgcggtagcctttctggcgtcacaaattggtattcttgcgtccgcacctcattttatcggaaATATCGGTAATtgtcggcggttgaattcggtgaGCCAAATTGGCATTTGCGTCTGCACGTCCTGATTcaatcgggcaatttaatcagattgttGAAAAACCAACCAACCGCCggtaatgaccgatattaccgataacaCGAGGTGCGGACTCAAGAATACCAATTCATGAGGCTAGTATTTTTGTTGTAggtctttttttctttttagatagctctaatatcaccataaatataaaattggtGATTGACGCCAAATTCATTTCCCGTCTGGGTACCACTTTAATTTACAGGGCTCCACAGACCTCTGAACAAATCGCATCGCAACGTCGAACGCTGATTACGCTATTTTCGTTTTATTATCAATAGTTTTCGTTCTCGAAACATTCACAGTAAAAACGTTCTTATTTTGTAGTTCAAAAACCTCCATATTGAATGAATTATAAAACGTACTGGAATGTTTGCAATTTTCTAGCTCAATTAAAACTTGTCGAATGTGACGTAAATGAGATTGACTTTTGCGGGCAGTCGCATGGAATTTATCAGTTATTTTTGTTAAAGTGTTAAACATGGCTTCAATTCAGAAAGAGGAAGATTTGAAAAAAGACGCACACGAAAATGGCCAAGAGGACGAACTAGACGACGTAGAGGAAGATACTAAGGATCCCGccaagaagaagaaaaagaaaaaaaagaagaagaaggcaGGTTAGGTTATAAATATTATCGTATTCGGCTTATAATAGTGTAATAAAAAATGATAAGTACAATGGGAGTACATTTGCTCCAGGTAAATGGGCGTTCATATCTGTATAACCTCTAACACTCcttgccatacgataaataagtataaaataaaaacagagACAAAGGCTTGCCAAGTACGATTCAGTCTAGTTGGATAATTATCAAATCTAATGATTATGCCATAATTTTTATTGAACTAATAATGAAGAATGAATGAATCTATCTGATATTTTTTATGTTGTGAATTAAATAATTCAAGTTATATAAGTAACCTTGTATTCAgaatataatcatttattgCATATCACAAACCAGTTATAAAGGTGGTACATATCATTGGGTTAGTTTAAGACGTTGGGCTAGTATAATTATAGCTTATCGGGACGTCCTGTAAGGACACAGCAACATAcctatagcacagaataaataatagtactaggtacagaagactcactctctaccAAAactacgatcaggacagatatggccgctaggtggcgacagcgccacgcgcggcttatggcaaaccccaaagttagggtcgaacggatgtacttttagctacctgtagcaaagcgacgtaaTCGcgatacttaaaactattagcTTAACAATTTTAAACATTTACAATTTTCATTACATATTATGAGatcattttaatcatatttttcgtTAAAGTAGTCTTTCACActataaaagcattttttaattTGTGGTTTCCTAAGTTTTTCAGAGAATTCGGGAGGCGATTATAAATTTTGATGCACATATTTTCCATTACCAGATTCTGAAGTAACTGGTGATAACAATGAAGTCACTAATGCAACTGAAAAAGTTAAATCACTGTCCGTGGAAGATGCCCCACCTGAGGGTGaagaaaagaagaagaaaaagaaaaacaagAGCAAGGGTGGCAAAGGAGCAGCAAAGGAACAGACCAATCCACCCACTATACCTATAGCTGAGTTGTACCCGCAGGGTGAGTCACATTTTTatcttaataacaaaacttccgtgagacacataaaatatattaagaatGGGTCGCTTACATATTTTTAGTCGAAAACGCTCAACATATTTCACTCTGTACCGAGGAATATGCTGCagcagtctgcgccggtccaTCACTGTCAATGTGTTCTTTCTTTTTTCGTTCTTTATTAAGaataatatatttgataaatatttttatcatattttttgATAGGAGGGGTATACATTTATCACAGCGCTACAGGAGCCCTGTAATTTAAATAAGCTAAGcctatttctgttgctgctataacaacaaatattaatgacaataaaataaatatttaagtggggctcccataccacaaacatgattttttgcggtttttgcgtaatgataaggaacccttcgtgcgcgagtccgactcgcacttggccggttttttctaaTCTGCATTAGATCTGCGGTCCGGCATACAAGGGTTTATTTAACAAGACTAGCATGCAAGGATCAGATACCGGTATATAATTTATGGGAATGAACCCGGTATTTTTTCGTTATTTCATTTCTAATTAGGCAatctaataataaatatagtttgTAATTATGTGATGTTATTTATAGTTTTTGTAGTTTTGTAATTTGGGTGTAGTGTTTTAAATTGTAATACTTAAGTGTATTGAATTGTGCTTTATTTGTAATTACTAATGTacacatatatttgttaataaaCTTAGATTTAGGATGATAAATTAACTggataaattatctacatacaATAGATACTAGTAGATAGAGCCAATGGAATAGTAATAATGGAATAACTAATGTTCAAACATAGGCAACTTCCCCGAGGGTCAAATAATGGAGCATGGACACGCTGAAGGCATTGATGACAGGACTGCCAAGGAGCGGTTCTCCAGTGAGGAAAAAAGAGCCTTGGACAGGATGCACCAAGACATATACCAGGAGATCAGACATGCCGCCGAAGCCCACAGACAGGTAACTATCATTTAATCATGTATTTTGCACCACACCAGCTTCTAACCCTTTATTCTTCAATAACTGATGAGAAAGTGGTATTTTATCCTTTATGGCTGGTGGAACTGACTGTAAAGTGATGGTTTTGAGTGATAAATGTTTAATTGTATTAGCCAAGTCCCCACAGAGAATGAATAGCCAGGTCCAGACAGAGCGAGCATACACGCGAGGCAATTCCCAcgcacaaaacggccagtgtaAACGTGCCTCCAAAGCGCGAGGCACGTCTACTTTATGCGTCTACACACGCGTATGCTCGCTCGTGTGTGGATTTGATTTCTAATGTTTTACAGTAAGTAATTTCCTCGCGTtggtgaaacaaataactattaacaaTTTCGAGTACAAACTTTTTGACATGCAATGAGGTTTTGTATATTATTCCAGACACGACAGTACATGCGCGACTGGATAAAGCCGGGCATGACAATGATCCAAATATGTGAGGAGCTGGAATCCACGGCCCGGCGTCTCATTGGTGAAGACGGGCTGAAAGCGGGGCTGGCTTTCCCCACAGGCTGCAGTCGCAACCACTGCGCCGCGCATTACACACCCAACACTGGTAAATATAATGTCTAATTTTCTTTAAGGCCATAGTGTTTTAATTCAAAACTTACACTTTCCTTTGGGCTGTAGGCCCTGTATGTGGGAGGTAATATGTTCTACAAGCTGAAAAGTCGCAAAAGGTTTGTATATCCTATTAGTTGAACAAGCAATTTTATTAACatactatacatacatacaccacCAATGACATGATGGGTGCGTTTATTTTGTACTGGAAGTGGAGTGCTTATTCACAAAGAAAAGACCTGCACACAATGTTCACAAAAGCACACCATTACCATAATTATATCTAATAATAGACGCTAGTGGGCGGGCTTTCAGCTCATCCCGTCTGATATCCCTCTAGTTCTTTAAGTTGACGGCATTGGAACTCATCCAAGGCAGCTCTACATGatttgaaaacatttttttccacCAGGTGATACTACAGTGCTTGAATACGACGATGTAGTGAAGATTGACTTCGGCACGCATATCAACGGACGTATCATTGACTGCGcgttcactctgcacttcaaccCGCGCTATGACCCGCTGGTGAAGGGAGTGCAGGAGGCGACAGAGGCCGGCATCAAGGCATCGGGGGTTGATGTCAGGCTGTGTGATGTGGGCGCTGCAGTGCAAGAGGTATGATACTTTTAagaccagttgcaccaaccacatttgacagactgattaacgtcagccggcgcgccccggcgctttactatgaaacttttcatacataaaaatttagcgaactctttaacgatacgaacagtttggtgcaaccgacccttaatgtCCCCTCTGCACTTCAACCAGTGCTACGATCGACTGGTGAAAGGATAAGGCACCTAAACATCCCTTTCCAGAATGCCTTGCCTTTCAAGGATTAGTTGTGAATGACAGCCGAACAATTTAGTTATGTTCACGTATCACTCAGTTCACTTTATTTAGCTGTAAATAGGAATTGATTTCCCTAGTGGCCTTCGCCTACTTCTATTAAGTGCTTAGAAAGGTATCAAATATTGGTTGAGT
The sequence above is drawn from the Cydia fagiglandana chromosome 7, ilCydFagi1.1, whole genome shotgun sequence genome and encodes:
- the LOC134665805 gene encoding methionine aminopeptidase 2 — translated: MASIQKEEDLKKDAHENGQEDELDDVEEDTKDPAKKKKKKKKKKKADSEVTGDNNEVTNATEKVKSLSVEDAPPEGEEKKKKKKNKSKGGKGAAKEQTNPPTIPIAELYPQGNFPEGQIMEHGHAEGIDDRTAKERFSSEEKRALDRMHQDIYQEIRHAAEAHRQTRQYMRDWIKPGMTMIQICEELESTARRLIGEDGLKAGLAFPTGCSRNHCAAHYTPNTGDTTVLEYDDVVKIDFGTHINGRIIDCAFTLHFNPRYDPLVKGVQEATEAGIKASGVDVRLCDVGAAVQEVMESHEVELDGTVYQVKPIRNLNGHSIGPYRIHAGKTVPIVKGGETTRMEENEFYAIETFGSTGRGQVHDDMDCSHYMKNFDQQFVPLRLQSSKQLLNLINKNFSTLAFCKRWLERAGASRYAMALKDLCDKGVVDAYPPLCDIKGSYTAQFEHTILLRPTCKEVISRGDDY